One Gemmatimonadota bacterium DNA window includes the following coding sequences:
- a CDS encoding peptide ABC transporter substrate-binding protein: MRTTRSKVKGLSDSMIVTRDETPILTETPCNQVGAGMADVKQIQDDGQSLDLPSPAGLYSPRTNGRFDSDPPYPGTCMHKVLSVLLLAAAILPATGFSHAQYTNSVGVALPPDAAPPDQQVFRVMSPEPRSLDIQINLYDGESTLLPFETLLIRDELWQPIPGAATHYDVSADAMEWTFHLRPGARWSDGRPVTAHDFVFAFRRMLDPANANPYAFFYYDIRNAKAISLGEITDLTRLGVRAVDDLTLQVDMERSAPHFPHVVSFGLAYPAPRWAVEKHGRKWTEVDNIVSNSGFRMAEWSTGSHMTFVPDPMYNGPHKPLLERVIHPFRYAAAQTVLAYENNEVDVETVDISDMDRIERHPVLSRELVKTPGRTTWYLFFKVAEPPFDDIRVREAFARVLDRDAICRVVLRGAAAPAYSMMPPDFKEYNGDAMKPYQAFDPVRAKALMREAGYPNGRGFPRQEMWLRAPTPSMKMAGEAIQSMLLEHLGVDVTVRTLDRTAYMSKLYNWEMDFGFLRFVADYMDPRNMLDMTWHSQPKGAGRHDWAQPEFDALVEQAGAELDPVMRTDLYRQAEEILVKDYAAAFVFHPLTLQLRKSNLKGYSRDYDGIVGALMYSRLYKARE, translated from the coding sequence ATGCGGACTACGCGGTCGAAGGTAAAAGGGCTTTCGGACAGCATGATCGTGACTCGGGATGAAACGCCGATCTTGACGGAAACGCCGTGTAATCAAGTAGGCGCAGGGATGGCGGATGTCAAGCAAATACAGGACGACGGACAATCTCTTGACCTGCCTTCGCCGGCGGGTCTATATTCACCGCGCACCAACGGTAGATTCGATTCAGATCCACCTTACCCCGGAACCTGCATGCACAAGGTACTTTCCGTCCTGCTGCTGGCCGCGGCCATCCTGCCGGCAACCGGTTTTTCCCATGCCCAGTACACGAATTCCGTCGGCGTAGCGCTCCCGCCCGACGCGGCGCCGCCCGACCAGCAGGTTTTCCGGGTGATGAGCCCGGAACCGCGCAGCCTCGACATCCAGATCAATCTGTACGACGGGGAATCCACGCTCCTGCCCTTCGAGACCCTGCTCATCCGGGACGAGCTCTGGCAGCCCATACCAGGCGCCGCCACCCATTATGACGTCTCCGCCGACGCCATGGAATGGACGTTCCACCTCCGGCCCGGCGCCCGGTGGAGCGACGGCAGGCCCGTCACGGCCCACGACTTCGTCTTTGCTTTCAGGCGGATGCTGGATCCGGCCAACGCCAATCCCTACGCCTTCTTCTACTACGACATCAGGAACGCGAAGGCCATCAGCCTCGGAGAGATCACCGACCTGACTCGGCTCGGGGTCCGTGCCGTCGACGATCTCACGCTCCAGGTGGACATGGAACGCAGCGCTCCTCACTTTCCCCACGTGGTATCCTTCGGTCTGGCCTACCCGGCACCGCGCTGGGCCGTGGAAAAACACGGACGGAAATGGACCGAGGTCGATAACATCGTGTCGAACTCCGGTTTCAGGATGGCCGAATGGTCCACGGGCAGCCACATGACCTTCGTCCCCGATCCCATGTACAACGGTCCCCACAAGCCCCTGCTGGAAAGGGTCATCCATCCATTCCGCTACGCGGCGGCACAGACCGTCCTGGCCTATGAGAACAACGAGGTGGACGTGGAGACGGTCGATATCAGTGACATGGACCGGATAGAACGGCATCCCGTACTCAGCCGGGAACTCGTGAAGACGCCGGGAAGGACGACCTGGTACCTGTTCTTCAAGGTGGCGGAACCGCCCTTCGACGACATCCGCGTGAGAGAAGCCTTCGCCCGGGTATTGGACCGGGACGCGATTTGCCGGGTCGTCCTCAGGGGCGCGGCGGCGCCGGCTTACTCCATGATGCCGCCCGACTTCAAGGAATACAACGGCGACGCGATGAAACCGTACCAGGCATTCGATCCGGTCCGCGCGAAGGCACTGATGCGGGAGGCCGGCTATCCGAACGGCAGGGGGTTTCCGAGGCAGGAAATGTGGTTGCGCGCGCCGACGCCGTCCATGAAGATGGCCGGCGAGGCCATTCAGAGCATGCTGCTGGAACACCTGGGAGTCGATGTCACCGTTCGCACGCTCGACCGGACGGCCTACATGAGCAAGCTGTACAACTGGGAAATGGACTTCGGCTTTCTGCGGTTCGTCGCCGATTACATGGACCCGCGCAACATGCTCGACATGACGTGGCACTCCCAGCCGAAAGGCGCGGGACGGCACGACTGGGCACAGCCCGAATTCGACGCGCTGGTCGAGCAAGCAGGGGCCGAATTGGACCCGGTCATGCGAACGGACCTCTACAGGCAGGCGGAGGAGATACTCGTAAAGGACTACGCCGCCGCCTTCGTCTTCCATCCCCTGACGCTTCAGCTCCGCAAGTCCAACCTCAAGGGCTATTCCAGGGACTACGACGGTATCGTGGGCGCCCTCATGTATTCCCGGCTATACAAGGCCCGGGAGTAG
- a CDS encoding AI-2E family transporter yields the protein MMLSESPFTFDRVVRIAIAVGVIWLLITLIAYLSDVLIPFAVALLLAYLINPLTSWLQRKLPFKQRIISVLLSLTIILAAVVLFLSILIPMVVSEVAQMQRLLSGLVDADQWQARLQDYVPEEIRIYIADLVRFEELVQLLNFENIRLFFQQILPGIWGVFSGTISFIIGLAVVIVILLYLVFILLDFDEISEGWKELIPDQYRQVVLDVVSDFTKAMRVYFRAQALIAFIVGLLFALGFWLIGLPMGILLGLFIGLLNMVPYLQVVGLIPAVLFAIAGALGAGESIWVMLVLVLAVFAVVQVIQDAILVPRIMGSATGFNPAVILLSLSIWGKLLGILGLLIALPVTFLVHSYYKRFLKGSQPVKEQ from the coding sequence ATCATGCTGTCCGAAAGCCCTTTTACCTTCGACCGCGTAGTCCGCATCGCAATCGCCGTGGGCGTGATCTGGCTGTTGATCACCCTTATCGCCTATCTGAGCGATGTGCTCATACCCTTTGCCGTCGCACTGCTGCTCGCCTACCTGATTAATCCCCTGACTTCCTGGCTGCAACGGAAACTGCCCTTCAAGCAACGAATCATCTCCGTACTGCTGAGCCTGACGATCATCCTCGCCGCCGTGGTCCTGTTCCTTTCCATCCTGATCCCGATGGTCGTGTCCGAAGTCGCGCAGATGCAGCGGTTGCTCTCCGGGCTGGTGGACGCGGACCAGTGGCAGGCGAGACTACAGGACTATGTTCCGGAGGAAATCAGGATATACATCGCGGACCTGGTCCGGTTTGAAGAACTGGTCCAACTGCTGAACTTCGAAAACATCCGGCTGTTCTTTCAGCAGATCCTGCCCGGCATCTGGGGCGTATTCTCAGGTACCATCAGCTTCATCATCGGTCTTGCGGTCGTCATCGTCATCCTGCTCTACCTGGTCTTCATCCTATTGGACTTCGACGAGATCTCCGAAGGCTGGAAAGAACTGATCCCCGACCAGTACCGGCAGGTCGTACTCGACGTCGTATCCGACTTTACGAAGGCCATGCGGGTCTATTTTCGTGCCCAGGCCCTCATCGCCTTCATCGTCGGACTGCTCTTCGCGCTGGGCTTCTGGCTGATCGGCCTGCCCATGGGAATTTTGCTGGGCCTTTTCATTGGGCTGCTCAACATGGTGCCCTACCTGCAGGTCGTGGGCCTCATCCCGGCGGTGCTTTTCGCGATTGCAGGGGCCCTGGGCGCCGGCGAGAGCATCTGGGTCATGCTCGTCCTCGTCCTGGCCGTGTTCGCCGTCGTACAGGTCATCCAGGACGCCATCCTGGTTCCGCGGATCATGGGCAGCGCGACCGGGTTCAACCCGGCCGTGATCCTCCTTTCCCTGTCCATCTGGGGAAAACTGCTGGGTATCCTGGGGCTGCTGATCGCGCTGCCGGTGACGTTCCTGGTCCACTCGTACTACAAGCGGTTCCTGAAGGGATCTCAACCGGTGAAGGAGCAATGA
- a CDS encoding 4Fe-4S binding protein: MVSAGVIGLGFLALAVSLLGSMPLAGAWTPFLLSFGLLSAGTIGYAWFAYKDTVPGIKHDGIMFGNTTHRGAIAWALGIALTGFYVVLYWWPEYLARAIALVEPLSLALSGQPANQWFLYGFLYTMAVVLFGFRMFMRYRHNRYHIIRTISVMFFQLVLAFILPHLLRALNEPEFYFSYFWPLKYDYLFPGTVDYLVNSPGALGSFMVFWGAVCSFIATPVLTYFYGKRWYCSWVCGCGGLAETLGDPWRHLTPKSTVSWKIERAIIYAVLLLIILTTAVLWVSSTSEGALSAISAPLQQWYGFYIGAVFAGVIGVGFYPVLGNRVWCRFGCPMAAVLGIIQRFFSRFRITTNGGQCMSCGNCTTYCEMGIDVRAYAERGENIVRSSCVGCGVCSAVCPRGVLKLENGTSHGDRYPGSDKPLGALSTAVSKGARVYGDREGYV; encoded by the coding sequence ATGGTCTCCGCCGGCGTGATCGGACTGGGTTTCCTCGCCCTCGCCGTCTCCCTGCTCGGCAGTATGCCCCTCGCCGGCGCCTGGACGCCCTTCCTGCTCTCCTTCGGCCTGTTGTCGGCCGGTACGATCGGTTACGCCTGGTTCGCCTACAAGGATACCGTGCCCGGTATCAAGCACGACGGCATCATGTTCGGGAATACCACGCACCGCGGCGCGATCGCCTGGGCGCTGGGCATCGCGCTCACAGGATTCTACGTTGTGTTGTACTGGTGGCCCGAGTACCTGGCGCGCGCCATCGCGCTCGTCGAGCCGCTCTCGCTGGCCCTGTCGGGACAACCGGCGAACCAGTGGTTTCTCTACGGGTTTCTCTACACCATGGCCGTGGTGCTCTTCGGTTTCCGCATGTTCATGCGGTACCGCCACAACCGCTACCACATCATCCGGACCATTTCGGTCATGTTCTTTCAACTGGTGCTGGCCTTTATCCTGCCCCATTTACTCCGCGCTCTGAACGAACCGGAGTTCTATTTCAGCTATTTCTGGCCGCTGAAGTACGACTACCTGTTCCCCGGCACCGTGGATTACCTCGTCAACAGTCCGGGCGCCCTGGGTTCTTTCATGGTGTTCTGGGGCGCGGTCTGCTCCTTCATCGCTACGCCCGTGCTGACCTACTTCTACGGCAAGCGGTGGTACTGCTCCTGGGTATGCGGCTGCGGCGGACTCGCCGAGACCCTCGGCGATCCCTGGCGGCACCTGACGCCCAAGTCGACGGTGTCGTGGAAGATCGAACGGGCGATCATCTACGCCGTGCTCCTGCTGATCATCCTGACGACGGCGGTGCTCTGGGTGAGCAGCACGTCCGAAGGCGCGCTGAGCGCGATTTCCGCCCCGCTGCAGCAATGGTACGGCTTCTACATCGGTGCCGTCTTCGCGGGCGTCATCGGCGTGGGGTTCTATCCCGTCCTCGGAAACCGGGTCTGGTGCCGATTCGGCTGCCCGATGGCCGCGGTGCTGGGCATCATCCAGCGCTTTTTCTCCCGCTTCCGCATCACGACCAACGGCGGCCAGTGCATGTCCTGCGGCAACTGCACGACCTATTGCGAAATGGGCATCGACGTGCGGGCCTACGCCGAGCGCGGCGAGAACATCGTCCGGTCTTCCTGCGTGGGATGCGGGGTCTGTTCGGCCGTGTGTCCCCGCGGCGTGCTCAAGCTCGAGAACGGCACGTCCCACGGCGACCGGTACCCGGGGTCCGACAAACCGCTGGGTGCTCTTTCAACGGCCGTCAGCAAAGGCGCACGGGTGTACGGCGACCGCGAAGGGTACGTCTGA
- a CDS encoding diacylglycerol kinase family lipid kinase has protein sequence MTGKTLIVANPTSGSGRGMRYAERVRDLLAANHAAVELRPTSARGEAEAFAAEAVQEGYACVAACGGDGTVHEVVNGLAGTDVALGILPCGRGNDFARAMEIPSAPEKAASVLLQGHVRPFDLGKVNDRYFATVVTLGFDSEVARLVYEGQVPFKGTAAYLWGLACMLRVYRGVALRMTGDFGTIDQTVLLAATGNTSTYGGGIRIAPNASPADGALDICLVRMMSAGRILRVFPRVYWGGHLTHPDVFSYRTGSLSMETERPVVLFADGEPVGETPAEIIAAPGALRVACPVPSA, from the coding sequence ATGACCGGTAAGACGCTAATCGTCGCGAATCCGACATCGGGCAGTGGACGCGGCATGAGATACGCGGAACGGGTGCGGGACCTTTTGGCCGCAAACCATGCGGCCGTCGAGCTCCGCCCAACCTCGGCCCGGGGCGAGGCGGAGGCCTTCGCGGCGGAAGCGGTGCAGGAGGGGTATGCCTGCGTGGCCGCCTGCGGGGGCGACGGAACCGTCCACGAGGTGGTGAACGGGCTGGCCGGAACGGACGTCGCCCTCGGCATCCTGCCCTGCGGACGCGGCAACGATTTCGCCCGGGCGATGGAGATACCGTCCGCGCCCGAGAAGGCCGCATCCGTCCTGCTGCAGGGCCATGTCCGCCCCTTCGACCTGGGCAAGGTGAACGACCGGTACTTCGCGACGGTGGTGACGCTGGGATTCGATTCGGAGGTGGCCAGGCTGGTGTACGAAGGGCAGGTCCCGTTCAAGGGCACGGCGGCCTATCTGTGGGGCCTGGCGTGCATGTTGCGCGTCTATCGCGGCGTGGCCCTGCGCATGACTGGCGACTTCGGCACCATCGACCAGACGGTCCTGCTCGCGGCTACCGGAAATACCAGCACGTACGGCGGCGGGATCAGGATCGCGCCGAACGCCAGCCCGGCGGACGGGGCTCTCGACATCTGCCTCGTGCGCATGATGAGCGCGGGCCGTATCCTGCGCGTGTTTCCCCGGGTCTACTGGGGCGGACACCTGACCCACCCCGACGTCTTCTCATACAGAACGGGCAGCCTGAGCATGGAAACGGAGCGGCCGGTCGTACTGTTCGCCGACGGCGAGCCCGTGGGCGAGACCCCGGCGGAGATCATCGCGGCACCCGGCGCGTTGCGGGTCGCCTGTCCGGTCCCCTCGGCCTGA
- a CDS encoding SDR family oxidoreductase — translation MTDYRSLFDLTGRNALVVGGGSGIGRSSAQCLAQFGAHVVCADVRQEAAESVLGEIRKDGGSAEAVTLDMRDTGQIQHVLDRTAPPDILVSTPGVNIRKPLLEYTDEEYDRVVDLNLKGTFRLVREVARSMSENGGGSIIVFSSIRSQVVEPGQGVYAATKSGVVLMIRALAAELADRGVRANAIAPGVVDTPLTAQIKQHPEWYGAYADKTMLRRWARPEEISGAVLYLASDASSYTTGSVMFVDGGWTAADGRFDPFGG, via the coding sequence ATGACTGACTACAGAAGCCTCTTCGATTTGACCGGCCGCAATGCGCTGGTCGTCGGCGGCGGAAGCGGCATCGGCCGGAGTTCGGCTCAGTGCCTGGCCCAGTTCGGCGCTCACGTGGTCTGCGCGGACGTGCGGCAGGAGGCGGCGGAATCCGTTCTGGGGGAGATTCGCAAGGACGGCGGTTCGGCCGAAGCGGTAACGCTGGACATGCGCGATACGGGTCAGATTCAGCACGTGCTCGACCGGACTGCTCCTCCGGACATCCTCGTCAGCACGCCCGGCGTCAACATACGCAAACCGCTCCTCGAGTACACCGACGAGGAGTACGACCGGGTTGTCGACCTCAACCTGAAAGGCACCTTCCGCCTGGTACGCGAAGTCGCCCGGTCCATGTCCGAGAACGGCGGGGGCAGTATCATCGTCTTTTCTAGTATTCGATCACAGGTCGTAGAGCCCGGCCAGGGCGTTTACGCCGCGACGAAGTCCGGCGTGGTGCTCATGATCCGCGCGCTGGCGGCCGAACTCGCCGACCGGGGCGTGCGGGCCAACGCCATTGCCCCGGGCGTGGTGGACACGCCGCTGACCGCCCAGATCAAGCAGCATCCGGAGTGGTACGGCGCGTATGCCGACAAGACGATGCTCCGGCGATGGGCCAGGCCCGAAGAAATCTCGGGAGCCGTCCTCTACCTGGCTTCGGACGCCAGTTCCTACACCACCGGTTCCGTCATGTTCGTCGACGGTGGGTGGACGGCGGCGGACGGCCGCTTCGATCCCTTCGGCGGCTGA
- a CDS encoding sulfatase: MRIVFFDIDSLRPDHLGCYGYGRPTSPAIDEIAAQGMRFDRYYCADSPCMPSRHGWITGRFGINNGVVTHGGPASKLHILEQRYGGPDERNQLVQRRLRQHGFDTVCFSNFPIRHCATWFGLGWSEFHSPNLKTGSETADEVNEAVLRWIAANGDRDDFLLYINYWDPHRIYEAPRDGFDRMAAQPPAVDWPDEEAIGGHQDIDGWFTASHLFPGDRPSPTPNMPDAIRNTDDLNHMVTGYDAEIRYTDHHVQQVLDALGDLSCPDDTAVIISADHGEAMGEHGIYGDHVCADECIHRIPLVIKWPGVTPPGSTCGDLLYNVDLSATLIELAGGEVPEYYDGRSFADGLATGQCRLHDYLVWGHGLYTLQRAVRTPDHLMIRTYDDFGYRFDPVAPYDMGNDPYQTRNLADDEPEILHSMDHYLSEWLHEQRVKPYAIPDPMEVVWQERQTP, from the coding sequence TTGCGCATCGTCTTCTTCGATATCGACAGTCTGAGGCCCGACCACCTGGGTTGCTACGGTTATGGCCGGCCGACCTCCCCCGCCATCGACGAGATCGCCGCGCAGGGTATGCGTTTCGACCGGTACTACTGCGCGGACTCTCCCTGCATGCCGTCAAGGCACGGATGGATCACCGGCCGTTTCGGGATCAACAACGGCGTGGTGACCCACGGCGGTCCCGCATCGAAGCTGCATATCCTGGAACAGCGGTACGGCGGTCCCGACGAGCGGAACCAACTGGTGCAGAGAAGACTGCGCCAGCACGGATTCGATACCGTCTGCTTTTCCAACTTCCCCATCCGGCACTGCGCGACCTGGTTCGGGCTGGGCTGGTCGGAGTTCCATTCGCCCAACCTGAAGACGGGATCGGAGACGGCGGACGAAGTCAATGAGGCCGTGTTACGATGGATCGCCGCGAACGGCGATCGGGACGATTTCCTGCTGTACATCAACTACTGGGACCCGCACCGGATCTACGAAGCGCCTCGCGACGGGTTCGACCGCATGGCGGCCCAACCGCCGGCGGTGGACTGGCCTGACGAAGAAGCGATAGGCGGCCACCAGGATATCGACGGATGGTTTACCGCGTCCCACCTCTTTCCCGGGGACCGGCCGAGCCCCACGCCGAATATGCCGGACGCCATCCGGAACACGGACGATCTGAATCACATGGTGACCGGATACGACGCGGAGATCCGCTACACCGACCATCACGTTCAGCAGGTGCTGGACGCCCTGGGCGACCTGAGCTGTCCGGACGACACGGCGGTCATCATCTCGGCGGATCACGGCGAGGCCATGGGGGAGCACGGCATCTACGGCGACCACGTATGCGCCGACGAATGCATACACCGCATCCCGCTAGTCATCAAGTGGCCGGGGGTTACGCCGCCCGGATCCACCTGCGGCGATCTGCTGTATAACGTGGATCTGAGCGCGACGCTGATCGAACTGGCCGGCGGCGAAGTGCCGGAGTATTACGACGGGCGGTCCTTCGCGGACGGACTCGCCACCGGACAGTGCCGCCTGCACGACTACCTGGTCTGGGGTCACGGCCTTTACACGCTGCAACGGGCGGTGCGGACGCCCGATCACCTCATGATCAGGACCTACGACGACTTCGGCTACCGGTTCGACCCGGTAGCCCCGTACGATATGGGAAACGATCCGTACCAGACGCGCAACCTGGCGGATGACGAACCGGAGATCCTGCACAGCATGGATCACTACCTTTCCGAGTGGCTTCACGAACAGCGGGTCAAGCCCTACGCCATCCCCGATCCAATGGAGGTCGTGTGGCAGGAACGCCAAACTCCGTAA
- a CDS encoding dCMP deaminase family protein yields MDRISWDEYFLRIAYAVSARSNCIRRHIGAVIVNEKIITSTGYNGTPMGIPNCFDGGCKRCNSDGPSGANLDECVCIHAEENAIVFAARHGSSTSGATLYTTNKPCLGCLKKSIQAGIRRVVYAEEYAYTKSVEEVYDWLVEESGIEMVELKLDEHPETVVQTV; encoded by the coding sequence ATGGATAGAATCTCCTGGGACGAGTATTTCCTGCGCATCGCCTATGCCGTTTCGGCGCGATCGAACTGCATTCGCCGGCACATCGGCGCCGTGATCGTGAACGAAAAGATCATCACCAGCACGGGCTATAACGGCACCCCCATGGGCATACCCAACTGCTTCGACGGCGGCTGCAAGCGATGCAACTCGGACGGACCGTCCGGGGCGAACCTCGACGAATGCGTCTGCATACACGCCGAGGAAAACGCCATCGTCTTCGCCGCGCGCCACGGGTCGTCGACGAGCGGCGCCACGCTCTACACCACCAACAAGCCCTGCCTGGGCTGTCTGAAAAAGTCCATCCAGGCGGGGATTCGGCGGGTGGTCTACGCAGAGGAGTACGCCTACACGAAGTCCGTCGAAGAAGTGTATGACTGGCTGGTGGAGGAATCCGGTATCGAGATGGTCGAATTGAAGCTGGACGAGCATCCGGAAACCGTCGTGCAAACGGTCTGA
- a CDS encoding phytanoyl-CoA dioxygenase, which yields MVDRSYLFDDDAMRDFIVNGYHVITVDKPVALHADIYEKTKAIIDEDGNPGNNLLPRVPEIQQVYDDPSVRGALTSLLGPDYVMHAHRHPHVNPPNSRGGAWHKDSYWGYTKVRDHHPRWIMAMYYPQDTPVEIGPTGVIPGSHYVESREETVGGNGSVPDGFPASGKAGTVTIIHFDLWHRAFPNQTDKVRYMMKFQFTRMSEPDRPWWNRQHDDIDLGDLSDHPRSAMWRNMWHWLAGNGSAGTRREGAEHVEALAGDLTHELEQKRLHASYTLAECGEAALPHLLSALQHERDEVRREACYGLGALGAAAVEPLVPLLGHGDERVRGYAVYALGDIRHHNPSVAEHLAGLTDDPSPFVRQNVADALGQIKLTADASVPALVGMMKDEDEQVRSRSAYALARFGDEAQAAIPHLADACYDENRYVQGQAAIALEQIGTPEALRTLLHWLQASRWCPLTTAKSTY from the coding sequence ATGGTGGACAGATCCTACCTTTTCGACGATGACGCCATGCGCGACTTCATCGTAAACGGCTATCACGTGATCACCGTGGACAAGCCGGTCGCATTGCATGCTGACATTTACGAAAAAACAAAGGCGATCATCGACGAGGACGGGAATCCGGGAAACAACCTGCTGCCTCGTGTGCCCGAGATCCAGCAGGTCTATGACGATCCGTCGGTCCGGGGCGCGCTGACGAGCCTGCTTGGACCCGATTACGTCATGCATGCCCACCGCCACCCGCACGTGAACCCACCGAACAGCCGGGGAGGCGCCTGGCACAAGGACAGCTACTGGGGCTACACCAAGGTCCGGGACCACCACCCGCGCTGGATCATGGCCATGTACTATCCCCAGGACACCCCGGTGGAGATCGGCCCGACGGGCGTCATACCGGGCAGCCACTACGTCGAGTCCCGTGAAGAGACCGTCGGCGGGAACGGGTCGGTGCCCGACGGATTCCCCGCCAGCGGCAAGGCGGGAACTGTTACCATCATTCACTTCGACCTCTGGCACCGGGCGTTCCCGAATCAGACGGACAAGGTCCGCTACATGATGAAGTTCCAGTTTACCAGGATGTCGGAGCCGGACCGGCCCTGGTGGAACCGGCAACACGATGATATCGATCTCGGCGACCTGTCGGACCACCCCCGGAGCGCCATGTGGCGGAACATGTGGCACTGGCTTGCCGGAAACGGATCGGCCGGGACCCGGCGGGAAGGCGCGGAACACGTCGAAGCGCTCGCCGGCGACCTGACCCACGAACTCGAACAGAAGCGCCTGCACGCGTCCTATACCCTGGCGGAGTGCGGCGAGGCCGCACTCCCCCACCTGCTCTCCGCCCTCCAGCACGAACGGGACGAGGTCCGCCGGGAAGCGTGCTACGGGCTCGGTGCGCTGGGCGCCGCAGCCGTCGAACCACTGGTTCCCCTGCTCGGGCACGGTGACGAACGGGTCCGGGGCTACGCGGTCTACGCCCTTGGAGACATCCGGCACCACAACCCTTCGGTTGCGGAGCACCTGGCAGGTCTGACAGACGACCCGTCGCCCTTTGTCCGCCAGAACGTGGCCGATGCCCTGGGCCAGATTAAACTGACCGCGGATGCGTCCGTTCCCGCGCTGGTCGGCATGATGAAGGACGAGGATGAGCAGGTGCGTTCCAGGAGTGCCTATGCGCTAGCCCGCTTCGGGGACGAGGCCCAGGCGGCCATTCCGCATCTCGCGGACGCGTGCTACGATGAAAACCGGTACGTGCAGGGCCAGGCCGCCATCGCCCTCGAACAGATCGGCACGCCGGAAGCCCTGCGCACGCTGCTGCACTGGCTGCAGGCCTCGCGGTGGTGCCCCCTGACGACGGCGAAGAGTACGTACTAG
- a CDS encoding AEC family transporter: protein MPFLNILLDIIAPIFVLISLGYLFQKKWHFDMQALTRVLLYLVMPATLVVSLTQSELSADFVWDTSVFCLLMLVALYVLSLAGSLIMRYRKDMKQAFSLSVMYYNSGNYGFPASELAFPTLGLAVQSIVLAVQNFLVFTLGLFFVSVGRISARKAFLQSFKMPFVYALILAFAIRNFGLELPGFVWLPIEYLAEALVPMALVTLGMQLARTRITDAWQASMASLVCRLVISPLIGYGLVLLLDIDPRIAPILVVSTSYPTAINTVLIAMEFGSREDFAANAVFLSTVCSIVTVAVVIFLVR, encoded by the coding sequence ATGCCATTCCTGAACATCCTGCTCGACATCATCGCCCCGATTTTCGTCCTCATCTCCCTCGGCTACCTGTTTCAGAAGAAATGGCACTTCGACATGCAAGCCCTGACGCGGGTCCTGCTGTACCTGGTCATGCCCGCGACCCTCGTCGTATCCCTTACCCAGTCCGAACTCTCCGCCGATTTCGTATGGGACACCAGCGTGTTCTGCCTGCTCATGCTGGTCGCGCTCTATGTCCTGAGCCTGGCCGGTTCCCTGATCATGCGGTACCGAAAGGACATGAAGCAGGCCTTCAGTCTGTCGGTCATGTACTACAACAGCGGCAATTACGGCTTCCCGGCCAGCGAACTGGCTTTTCCCACCCTGGGCCTGGCCGTGCAGTCCATCGTCCTGGCCGTCCAGAACTTCCTCGTGTTCACACTGGGGCTGTTCTTCGTCTCGGTCGGCCGTATTTCGGCCCGGAAGGCGTTCCTGCAGTCCTTCAAGATGCCCTTCGTTTACGCGCTGATCCTGGCCTTCGCCATCCGGAACTTCGGCCTGGAACTCCCCGGCTTCGTCTGGCTTCCCATCGAATACCTGGCCGAGGCGCTCGTTCCCATGGCCCTGGTCACCCTGGGCATGCAGCTGGCCAGGACCCGCATCACGGACGCGTGGCAGGCCAGCATGGCGTCCCTGGTATGCCGCCTGGTGATCTCCCCCCTGATCGGCTACGGACTCGTGCTCCTGCTGGACATCGATCCCAGGATCGCCCCGATCCTGGTCGTGTCCACGAGTTATCCCACCGCGATCAACACCGTGCTGATCGCCATGGAATTCGGCAGCAGGGAGGACTTCGCGGCCAACGCCGTGTTCCTGTCCACCGTCTGCAGCATCGTAACGGTCGCGGTGGTGATCTTCCTGGTCAGGTGA